In a single window of the Megalobrama amblycephala isolate DHTTF-2021 linkage group LG3, ASM1881202v1, whole genome shotgun sequence genome:
- the muc3a gene encoding mucin-3A isoform X5, producing MKSYTSSFLLILSLFLTSADASSTTPLTTLTSPEVSSTEITTDLTSFSASVSDVTSEDPTTATVNTTPTPDISTTVETTATSESPNTPETTVTPNESTTGLSSVTSEDPATATVNTTPTPDISTTVETTATSESPNTAETTVTRDESTTGLSSVTSEDPATATVNTTPTPDISTTVEITATSESPNTAETTVTPDESTTGLSSVTSEDPATATVNTTPTPDISTTVETTATSDSPNTAETTVTPNESTTGLSSVTSEDPATATVNTTPTPDISTTVETTATSDSPNTAETTVTPNESTTGLSSVTSEDPATATVNTTPTPDISTTVETTATSESPNTAETTVTRDESTTGLSSVTSEDPATATVNTTPTPDISTTVEITATSESPNTAETTVTPDESTTGLSSVTSEDPATATVNTTPTPDISTTVEITATSESPNTAETTVTRDESTTGLSSVTSEDPATATVNTTPTPDISTTVEITATSESPNTAETSVTPDETTTGISSVTSEDPATTTINTTPTPDISTTIEITATSESPNTAETTVTPDESTTGISSVTSEDHTMTTVDVTTTTSTQSTPTTTTAKPIVCQNGGTPQSNNLACICRPGFTGTHCSNAETQITVKENIERTVKVGMEVNEEFTADHGDESSEKYKNVVKRFNEMVVEPFYKEMSNFERVDKITLSAGSPMKQKSRLRQRGIRSLSLKETQSVKVDHDVILNIINENIEETYTTLVKELDGVLNEIKEDVKDFVSGASATPTNLKDDIKEVCTEATEDLGEDFQKYYEAVLLDAKVTCVTPCHNAHSHPKTCMNAGTCGVTKQGPSCYCLETEANWYLGEDCSFQVHKVGFYAGLGTVAAVAVITIAFLTAYLVINKQAVKRNKDIKQELVKEWLDDDFEWPPQKKTSVGMYDNPVYSSGGMHKQNSLEKYKPDFSADRYYTQNFSPEPDINLRNFQRDQLMNMNRPQIRTSFDI from the exons atgaaaagctacacatctTCATTCCTTCTGATCCTGAGTCTTTTTCTCACTTCAG CAGATGCTTCTTCAACTACTCCCCTGACTACCTTGACTTCTCCAGAAGTTTCATCTACAGAAATTACTACAG ATCTCACTTCATTTTCAGCTAGTGTTTCTGATGTAACTTCAGAAGACCCTACTACAGCTACAGTCAACACCACTCCTACACCAGATATTTCAACAACTGTTGAAACCACAGCAACCAGTGAATCTCCAAATACGCCAGAAACCACTGTAACTCCAAATGAAAGTACAACAGGGCTTTCCAGTGTAACTTCAGAAGATCCTGCTACAGCTACAGTCAACACCACTCCTACACCAGATATTTCAACAACTGTTGAAACCACAGCAACCAGTGAATCTCCAAATACAGCAGAAACCACTGTAACTCGAGATGAAAGTACAACAGGGCTTTCCAGTGTAACTTCAGAAGATCCTGCTACAGCTACAGTCAACACCACTCCCACACCAGATATTTCAACAACTGTTGAAATCACAGCAACCAGTGAATCTCCAAATACAGCAGAAACCACTGTAACTCCAGATGAAAGTACAACAGGGCTTTCCAGTGTAACTTCAGAAGATCCTGCTACAGCTACAGTCAACACCACTCCTACACCAGATATTTCAACAACTGTTGAAACCACAGCAACCAGTGATTCTCCAAATACAGCAGAAACCACTGTAACTCCAAATGAAAGTACAACAGGGCTTTCCAGTGTAACTTCAGAAGATCCTGCTACAGCTACAGTCAACACCACTCCTACACCAGATATTTCAACAACTGTTGAAACCACAGCAACCAGTGATTCTCCAAATACAGCAGAAACCACTGTAACTCCAAATGAAAGTACAACAGGGCTTTCCAGTGTAACTTCAGAAGATCCTGCTACAGCTACAGTCAACACCACTCCTACACCAGATATTTCAACAACTGTTGAAACCACAGCAACCAGTGAATCTCCAAATACAGCAGAAACCACTGTAACTCGAGATGAAAGTACAACAGGGCTTTCCAGTGTAACTTCAGAAGATCCTGCTACAGCTACAGTCAACACCACTCCCACACCAGATATTTCAACAACTGTTGAAATCACAGCAACCAGTGAATCTCCAAATACAGCAGAAACCACTGTAACTCCAGATGAAAGTACAACAGGGCTTTCCAGTGTAACTTCAGAAGATCCTGCTACAGCTACAGTCAACACCACTCCTACACCAGATATTTCAACAACTGTTGAAATCACAGCAACCAGTGAATCTCCAAATACAGCAGAAACCACTGTAACTCGAGATGAAAGTACAACAGGGCTTTCCAGTGTAACTTCAGAAGATCCTGCTACAGCTACAGTCAACACCACTCCTACACCAGATATTTCAACAACTGTTGAAATCACAGCAACCAGTGAATCTCCAAATACAGCAGAAACCTCTGTAACTCCAGATGAAACTACAACAGGGATTTCCAGTGTAACTTCAGAAGATCCTGCTACAACTACAATCAACACCACTCCTACACCAGATATTTCAACAACTATTGAAATCACAGCAACCAGTGAATCTCCAAATACAGCAGAAACCACTGTAACTCCAG ATGAAAGTACAACAGGGATTTCCAGTGTAACTTCAGAGGATCATACTATGACCACCGTTGatgtaacaacaacaacatctaCTCAGTCAACACCCACAACCACAACTGCCAAACCTATTGTGTGTCAAAATGGTGGAACTCCACAATCAAACAACCTGGCTTGTATCTGTCGCCCTGGTTTTACAGGGACACACTGCAGTAATGCTGAAACTCAAATTACAGTCAAAG AGAACATTGAAAGGACAGTCAAAGTTGGTATGGAAGTGAATGAAGAATTTACTGCTGATCATGGAGACGAATCATCagagaaatataaaaatgttgttaaaagaTTCAATGAAATGGTG GTTGAACCCTTTTATAAGGAAATGTCTAATTTTGAGCGTGTGGACAAAATAACTCTAAG TGCTGGTAGCCCAATGAAACAAAAAAGTAGACTGAGGCAAAGAGGAATAAGAAGCTTATCTTTGAAGGAAACTCAAAG TGTGAAGGTTGATCATGATGTTATTCTTAACATTATAAACGAGAACATCGAAGAAACTTATACAACTCTAGTCAAAGAATTGGATGGGGTTCTCAATGAAATCAAAGAGGATG TCAAAGACTTTGTAAGTGGTGCCTCAGCAACACCGACTAACCTCAAAGATGACATCAAAG AGGTTTGTACAGAGGCTACAGAAGATTTAGGTGAAGACTTCCAAAAGTATTATGAAGCAGTTCTGTTGGATGCCAAAGTGACATGTGTGACTCCATGCCATAACGCTCATAGTCATCCAAAAACATGTATGAACGCTGGCACCTGTGGAGTTACTAAACAAGGTCCATCCTGCTA TTGCCTCGAAACTGAAGCTAACTGGTACTTGGGAGAGGATTGCAGTTTCCAGGTGCACAAGGTTGGATTCTATGCTGGATTGGGAACAGTGGCAGCCGTTGCAGTAATAACTATAGCATTCCTGACAGCTTATCTTGTGATAAACAAACAGGCTGTAAAAAG GAATAAGGACATTAAGCAAGAGCTAGTGAAAGAATGGTTAGATGATGACTTTGAGTGGCCACcacaaaagaaaacatcag TTGGCATGTATGATAATCCAGTCTACTCATCGGGAGGCATGCATAAGCAGAACAGTTTAGAAAAATATAAACCAGATTTCTCTGCGGATCGATACTACACCCAGAATTTCTCACCTGAACCTGATATTAATCTCCGGAATTTTCAGAGAGACCAGCTT ATGAATATGAACAGACCTCAGATCCGGACATCTTTTGATATTTAA
- the muc3a gene encoding mucin-3A isoform X4, producing the protein MIVFWTTVRFPHDCYESTTGLSSVTSEDPATTTVNTTPTPDISTTVETTATSESPNTAETTVTRDESTTGLSSVTSEDPATATVNTTPTPDISTTVEITATSESPNTAETTVTPDESTTGLSSVTSEDPATATVNTTPTPDISTTVETTATSDSPNTAETTVTPNESTTGLSSVTSEDPATATVNTTPTPDISTTVETTATSDSPNTAETTVTPNESTTGLSSVTSEDPATATVNTTPTPDISTTVETTATSESPNTAETTVTRDESTTGLSSVTSEDPATATVNTTPTPDISTTVEITATSESPNTAETTVTPDESTTGLSSVTSEDPATATVNTTPTPDISTTVEITATSESPNTAETTVTRDESTTGLSSVTSEDPATATVNTTPTPDISTTVEITATSESPNTAETSVTPDETTTGISSVTSEDPATTTINTTPTPDISTTIEITATSESPNTAETTVTPDETTTGISSVTSGDSATTTVNTTPTPDISTTIEITATSESPNTAETTVTPDETTTGISSVTSGDPATATVNTTPTPDISTTVEITATSESPNTAETTVTPDESTTGISSVTSEDHTMTTVDVTTTTSTQSTPTTTTAKPIVCQNGGTPQSNNLACICRPGFTGTHCSNAETQITVKENIERTVKVGMEVNEEFTADHGDESSEKYKNVVKRFNEMVVEPFYKEMSNFERVDKITLSAGSPMKQKSRLRQRGIRSLSLKETQSVKVDHDVILNIINENIEETYTTLVKELDGVLNEIKEDVKDFVSGASATPTNLKDDIKEVCTEATEDLGEDFQKYYEAVLLDAKVTCVTPCHNAHSHPKTCMNAGTCGVTKQGPSCYCLETEANWYLGEDCSFQVHKVGFYAGLGTVAAVAVITIAFLTAYLVINKQAVKRNKDIKQELVKEWLDDDFEWPPQKKTSVGMYDNPVYSSGGMHKQNSLEKYKPDFSADRYYTQNFSPEPDINLRNFQRDQLMNMNRPQIRTSFDI; encoded by the exons ATGatcgtcttctggacaactgtcagATTTCCCCATGACTGCTATGAAAGTACAACAGGGCTTTCCAGTGTAACTTCAGAAGATCCTGCTACAACTACAGTCAACACCACTCCTACACCAGATATTTCAACAACTGTTGAAACCACAGCAACCAGTGAATCTCCAA ATACAGCAGAAACCACTGTAACTCGAGATGAAAGTACAACAGGGCTTTCCAGTGTAACTTCAGAAGATCCTGCTACAGCTACAGTCAACACCACTCCCACACCAGATATTTCAACAACTGTTGAAATCACAGCAACCAGTGAATCTCCAAATACAGCAGAAACCACTGTAACTCCAGATGAAAGTACAACAGGGCTTTCCAGTGTAACTTCAGAAGATCCTGCTACAGCTACAGTCAACACCACTCCTACACCAGATATTTCAACAACTGTTGAAACCACAGCAACCAGTGATTCTCCAAATACAGCAGAAACCACTGTAACTCCAAATGAAAGTACAACAGGGCTTTCCAGTGTAACTTCAGAAGATCCTGCTACAGCTACAGTCAACACCACTCCTACACCAGATATTTCAACAACTGTTGAAACCACAGCAACCAGTGATTCTCCAAATACAGCAGAAACCACTGTAACTCCAAATGAAAGTACAACAGGGCTTTCCAGTGTAACTTCAGAAGATCCTGCTACAGCTACAGTCAACACCACTCCTACACCAGATATTTCAACAACTGTTGAAACCACAGCAACCAGTGAATCTCCAAATACAGCAGAAACCACTGTAACTCGAGATGAAAGTACAACAGGGCTTTCCAGTGTAACTTCAGAAGATCCTGCTACAGCTACAGTCAACACCACTCCCACACCAGATATTTCAACAACTGTTGAAATCACAGCAACCAGTGAATCTCCAAATACAGCAGAAACCACTGTAACTCCAGATGAAAGTACAACAGGGCTTTCCAGTGTAACTTCAGAAGATCCTGCTACAGCTACAGTCAACACCACTCCTACACCAGATATTTCAACAACTGTTGAAATCACAGCAACCAGTGAATCTCCAAATACAGCAGAAACCACTGTAACTCGAGATGAAAGTACAACAGGGCTTTCCAGTGTAACTTCAGAAGATCCTGCTACAGCTACAGTCAACACCACTCCTACACCAGATATTTCAACAACTGTTGAAATCACAGCAACCAGTGAATCTCCAAATACAGCAGAAACCTCTGTAACTCCAGATGAAACTACAACAGGGATTTCCAGTGTAACTTCAGAAGATCCTGCTACAACTACAATCAACACCACTCCTACACCAGATATTTCAACAACTATTGAAATCACAGCAACCAGTGAATCTCCAAATACAGCAGAAACCACTGTAACTCCAGATGAAACTACAACAGGGATTTCCAGTGTAACTTCAGGAGATTCTGCTACAACTACAGTCAACACCACTCCCACACCAGATATTTCAACAACTATTGAAATCACAGCAACCAGTGAATCTCCAAATACAGCAGAAACCACTGTAACTCCAGATGAAACTACAACAGGGATTTCCAGTGTAACTTCAGGAGATCCTGCTACAGCTACAGTCAACACCACTCCCACACCAGATATTTCAACAACTGTTGAAATCACAGCAACCAGTGAATCTCCAAATACAGCAGAAACCACTGTAACTCCAGATGAAAGTACAACAGGGATTTCCAGTGTAACTTCAGAGGATCATACTATGACCACCGTTGatgtaacaacaacaacatctaCTCAGTCAACACCCACAACCACAACTGCCAAACCTATTGTGTGTCAAAATGGTGGAACTCCACAATCAAACAACCTGGCTTGTATCTGTCGCCCTGGTTTTACAGGGACACACTGCAGTAATGCTGAAACTCAAATTACAGTCAAAG AGAACATTGAAAGGACAGTCAAAGTTGGTATGGAAGTGAATGAAGAATTTACTGCTGATCATGGAGACGAATCATCagagaaatataaaaatgttgttaaaagaTTCAATGAAATGGTG GTTGAACCCTTTTATAAGGAAATGTCTAATTTTGAGCGTGTGGACAAAATAACTCTAAG TGCTGGTAGCCCAATGAAACAAAAAAGTAGACTGAGGCAAAGAGGAATAAGAAGCTTATCTTTGAAGGAAACTCAAAG TGTGAAGGTTGATCATGATGTTATTCTTAACATTATAAACGAGAACATCGAAGAAACTTATACAACTCTAGTCAAAGAATTGGATGGGGTTCTCAATGAAATCAAAGAGGATG TCAAAGACTTTGTAAGTGGTGCCTCAGCAACACCGACTAACCTCAAAGATGACATCAAAG AGGTTTGTACAGAGGCTACAGAAGATTTAGGTGAAGACTTCCAAAAGTATTATGAAGCAGTTCTGTTGGATGCCAAAGTGACATGTGTGACTCCATGCCATAACGCTCATAGTCATCCAAAAACATGTATGAACGCTGGCACCTGTGGAGTTACTAAACAAGGTCCATCCTGCTA TTGCCTCGAAACTGAAGCTAACTGGTACTTGGGAGAGGATTGCAGTTTCCAGGTGCACAAGGTTGGATTCTATGCTGGATTGGGAACAGTGGCAGCCGTTGCAGTAATAACTATAGCATTCCTGACAGCTTATCTTGTGATAAACAAACAGGCTGTAAAAAG GAATAAGGACATTAAGCAAGAGCTAGTGAAAGAATGGTTAGATGATGACTTTGAGTGGCCACcacaaaagaaaacatcag TTGGCATGTATGATAATCCAGTCTACTCATCGGGAGGCATGCATAAGCAGAACAGTTTAGAAAAATATAAACCAGATTTCTCTGCGGATCGATACTACACCCAGAATTTCTCACCTGAACCTGATATTAATCTCCGGAATTTTCAGAGAGACCAGCTT ATGAATATGAACAGACCTCAGATCCGGACATCTTTTGATATTTAA